Genomic segment of Pongo pygmaeus isolate AG05252 chromosome 1, NHGRI_mPonPyg2-v2.0_pri, whole genome shotgun sequence:
AAATGAATTTAGGAGGAAGATAGATTTAAGTTTGAGATACTTCTAGGACATTTAGATAAAGATTTCTGATAAACAGTTGAATATATGGACCTGGAACTGAGGGAGAAAGTCAGAATTTTTGAAATCaaaaattttagataaaaatgatgtttaaaatCATATTTCTGTTCCCTGCTAAATCTTTAAACACTTAGaacattttccttctcctttctctttaacCCCATTCCTCACCAAAACAAACCTAAAACAGCAGGAATAAAATGCCCAAAACTGCTAGCTACCTGCTTTTAATCTTAAGAACAGATCCAAGCTTTGCTCTGCTCCCCACTTCCCTGAAACCATTTCTTGTATTAGTCCCTATATGTGTTTGTAGCTAGACATTGCCTTGTCTTTTTTGGATTGGTTACTCAGATTTGACTATCCTTCCAGCTCTGCCTCTAGCACTACTCTATGCGCTACTTGTGATTTGTTCTGGTAACTCCATACCCCAAGATTCTCTGGGATACAGCATCCTGCCAGGACTTCAGTTTCTCTTATCCAAAAAGAAAGATTGAGGAAGGAGGCAgaacaagatggcagaatagaaggctaCACCAATTGTTCCCTACCTCCTCACATGAGGACACCAATCTAAGAAccatctacacacaaaaaaagtacccacataagaaccaaaaatcaggtgagcactcacaatatctggttttaacttcatattgctaaAAGAGGCACTGAGGAAGtaggaaaaacagtcttgaatcaccAGTGCCACACCTGCCCAGTCGCCCAGCAGTCATAGCATGGTGTGGAAAGCATTTTGGTCCATTGGGAAAACAGAAATTGCAGCATTTCTGAGGCAttaaactcagtgctgccctattATAACGGAAAACAAAACCGGACCAAAGTCAGCCGACACCTGCCCAtaaagggagcatttaaaccagccctagccaaaGAGGAATTGCCAGTCCCAGCAGTCCAAACTTGAGTTCCAGCAAGCCTTCTCTCtgtgggctaaagtgctctggggcctTAAATAAACtcgaaaggcagtctaggccgcaaggactgcaactcctaggcaTGTCCTAAtgctgaactgggcccagagacagtggactgtgGGGAGACAtgtgacctactgagacaccagctggggtagCTGAGGGAGTGATGGCATCACCCTTCCCTTAACCCCAGGCAGTTCAGCTTacggctccaaaagagaccctgTCCCtttgcttgaggagaggagagggaagagtggggatgagtttgtcttgcatcttggataccagcccAGCCACACcaggatagggcaccagtcagagtCGTGAagccccctttccaggccctagctccctgTACTACATTACTTGACACACCTTGGGCCAGAAAGGAACCTGCTGCCTTTGAAGGGAAGGAACTAGTCCTGACAGGATTCATtgcctgctaactgaagagccctgggggccctgaataaccagcagtgatactcATGTACTACATTGAGaaccttgggtgagactctgaaaCTTGCTGGCTTAAGGTGAGTCTCAggacattcccagctgtggtggtatGGGGCAAGATGCCTTCCACTTGAGAAAAGTGGAAGTAAAagcaaaggggactttgtcttgcaccttaggtaccagctcagccacagggtCTAGAGCACCAAGTGGCCTCTTGGGGTCCTTCATTCCAGGACTTAGCTCTTGGATGGCTTTTctagacctgccctgggccactgAGGAGcgcactgccctgaagggtgagtcgcaagccaggcagcattcaccacacgCTGACTGGAGAGGCCTTGGGCCTTAaatggtagtctggcagtactcctcgTGGGCCTGTGGTAGTGGTGGCCGTgggaggctcctctgcctttggaaaggggcaGGAAGAGTGGAAGTGTCAtgtgcgtccatgtgaagagaccaccaaacaggctttgtgtaagcaacaaggctgtttatttcacctgggtacaggcgggctgagtccgaaaagatagtcagtgaagggagataggggtggggccattttataacatttgggtaggtagtggaaaattacaatcaaagggggttgttctctggctggcaggggtgggggtcacaaggtgctcagtgggggagcttttgagccaggatgagccaggagaaggaatttcacaaggtaatgtcatcattTAAGGCAgggaccggccattttcacttcttttgtggtggaatgtcatcagttaaggcaggaaccagccattttcacttcttttgtgattcttcacttgcttcggGCCATCTGGACCTATACATGTAGGTCACAGGGGATActatggcttagcttgggctcacaGGCCTGACAGGAAGGACTatatcttgtggtttgagtgccagctcagccacactaCAATGGAACAGCAGGTGAACATCTAAGGTTTTTTTACTCTAGTCCCTGGCTGGCTCCTGGATGGCACCTCTGGACACACCCAGAGTCTGGAGGAACCCACCATCCTGAAgagaaggacacaggcctggctggctttgccacctgctgattgtggAGCctcagggccttgagtgaacacagATGGTAGCTAGGGAGTGGTTACAACAAACCTTGGGTGAGACCTAGTTTGGTGCTGGCTTCAGATTTGACCAAGCACAGtcctagtggtggtggccacaaggGTACTTATGTCACACCACTACCAGCTCCAGATAGCTCAgaacagagaaagaccccattAGTTTGGGAGAAactaagggaagagaacaagagtctctgcctgtgGTTGCCCAGAGAATTCTTCCGGATCTTGTTCTAGACCACCAAGGCGGTACCTCTATgggtctgcaagaaccacagtatTACTGGGGTTGGGGTGACcactaaagcagatacagcttagatcacaatacccaagtcctttcaaatatctggaaagccttcccaagaaggacaggtacaaacaagccaaGGCTAAGAAGACTACAacaaatacctaactcttcaattccCAGACACTGACgaacatctacaagcatcaacaccatccaggaaaacatgacctcatcaAATGAACTAAAGGTACCAggaaccaatcctggagaaacacagATGTGTGACCTTtcagaaagaattcaaaatagctgttttgaggaaactcaaagaaattcaagataacacaaagaaggagtttagaattctatcagataaatttaacaaagagattgaaatactCCGAAAGAAgcaaaaattctggagctgaaaaatgcaattggcatacagaagaatgcatcagagtcttttaatagcagaattgatcaagcagaagaaggaattagtgaacttgaagacaggctatttgaaaattcacagtagaagagatgaaaaaaagaataaaatgagtgATACatacctacaagatctagaataTAGCTTCaaggggcaaatctaagagttattgggcTTAAAAGAGGATGTATACAAAGAGATTGGGGGTAGagagtttattcaaagggattaTATCAGAGAATTTCCCAAACCTAGAGGAAgatatatcaatatccaagtacaggtaggttatagaacaccaagcatatttaacccaaagaagactactttaagacatttaataatcaaactcccaaaggtcaaggataaagaaaggatcctaaaagtagcaagagaaaaagtaacatacaatggagtctggcagcagacttctcagtggaaactttacgggccaggagagagtggcatgacatgtttaaagtgaaggaaaaaaacttttatcctaAAATAGTATGTTTGGCAAAAAtacccttcaaacatgaaggagaaataaagactttcccagacaaacaaaaactgagggatttcatcaacaccagactggcctacaagaaatgctaaaagggaGTACTTCTATCAGTAcaaaaaggatgttaatgaacAGTAAGAAATCATATGAAGGTACAGAACTCACTGGTGATAGTAAGTAGACAGAAAAACAcggaatattataacactgtaactgtgatgtgtaaactactcttaagtagaaagGGTAAACTATGAACCAATcacaaataataactacaactttcAAGACATAGCATAATAagataaaagtagaaacaacaaaaagttaaaaagcagggacACGAAGTTAAgttgtagagtttttattaggtctcttttggcttgtttgtttgcttatttaaacAGTGtaagttgttatcagtttaaaataatgggttataagatagtatttgcaagcctcatggtaacttcaagccaaaaaaaaaaaaatacaacagatacacaaaaagttaaaagtaagAAACTAAATCATAACACCAGAGAAAGTCACCTTCACTAAAGgagaacaggaaggaaagaaggaagagaagaccacagaacaaccagaaaacaaataacaaaatgacaggactaagtccttacttatcaataacaacactgaatgtaaatagactaagctctccaataaaaagacataaagtggctggatggattaaaaaaaaattagacccaGTGATCTGttacctacaagaaacacacttcacttataaagacaaacatagactgaaaattaagggattgaaaaaaaaaggtatttcatgtcaatggaaacaaaaggagcaggagtagctatacttttGTCagacaaaaactaaaagaagagACAAGGTCatgatataatgataaaggggttagttcagtaagaggatataacaattgtaaatatatatacacccaacactggagcacccaaatATATAGAGCAAATACTATTACAACTAAATAGAGAGACCTCAGTATAGTAATAgctagagacttcaacaccccactatTAGCATTGGACACATcctccagacagaaaatcaacaaagaaacattggatttaatctGCACGATACACCAAATGcaactaatagatatttacagaacatttcagccagcagctgcagaatacacatttttttcctcagcacatggattattctcaaaGGTAGACCACATGTTAGgttacaaaacaagtcttaaaacagtcaaaaaaaagaaataagcgtcttctctgaccacaatggaataaaactagaaatcaataacaagaggaattttggaaactatacaaatacatggaaattaaacaatatgctcctggatgaccagtgggtcaataaagaaattaagaggaaattgaaaattttcttaaaaccaatgataatggaaacacaacatactaaaacctatgggatacagcaaaagcagtactaagagggaaatgtatagctgtaagtacctacatcaaaaagaagaaaaacttcaaataaacaatctaatgatgcatcttaaagaactagaaaagcaagagcaaaccaaacccaaaattaatattaatagaagaaaagaaataataaagatcagagcagaaataaattgaaatgaaaacaatacaaaaaaatcaataaaacaaaaggttggttttttgaaaagttaaaattgacaaacctttagccagactaagaaaaaaagagagacgacccaaataaataaaatcagagttgaaaaaggagacattacagctgataccacagaaattcgaaggatcattagtggctactgtgaacaactatatgccaataaatcaGAAAATCTAAAAGCAATGGACAAATTTCAAGACTCATATAACCTATcaagactgaaccatgaagaaacccaaaacttgaacagaccaataacaagtaacaagatcaaagccataataaaaaaaagtcaaccCAGTAATGAAAAGCCTGAGAtgcagctgaattctaccaaacatttaaagaaggattaataccaatcttactcaaactattctgaaaatagaggaggaagaaatacttccaaactcattctacaaggcaaatattaccctgataccaaaaccagacaaagacatatcaaaaaaataaaactacaggccaatatctctgatgaatattgatgcaaaaaatcctcaacaaaatactagcaaactgaattcaacaatacattaaaaagatcattcatcatgaccaagtgggatttatccctgagatgcaaggatggttcaatatatggaaatcaatcaatatgatacatcatatcagcagaataaagtataaaaaccatatgatcatttcaactgatgctgaaaaagcacttgataaaatccaacatctcttcatgataaaaatgctttaaaaaatgggtatagaaggaacatacctcaacataataaaagacatatatggcagacccacagctaatatcatattgaatggggaaaaactgaaaacctttcctctaagatctggaacatggcAAGGATGCCCCAtgttaccactgttattcaacataatgctggaGGTCCTAGCTAGAGCAAGCAAACGAGAGAGAAGTAAGGGcatttaaattggaaaggaagaagtcaaattatcctcgtttgcagatgatatgatcttatatttggaaaaacctaaagactccaccgaaaaactattagaattgattaacaaattcagtaaagttgcaggatacgaaatcaacttacaaaaatcagcaggccgggcgcggtggctcacgtctgtaatcccatcactttggagggccgaggcaggaggatcatctaaggtcaggagtttgagacaagcctggccaacatggtgaaactctacctctactaaaaatacaaaaattacccaggcatgatggtgggcacctgtaatcccagctacttggaaagctgaggcaggagaatcgcttgaaccgaggaggcagaggttgcagtgagctgagatcgtgccactgcaactccagccggggcgacaacagtgagactccaccaaaaaaaaaaaaaaaaaaaaaatcagtagcaattGTATATGGGAACAGTGaacaatctaaaaaataaatttaaaaagtaatcccatttacaatggccacaaataaaattaaatacttaggagttaaccaaagaagtgaaagatctctataatgagaactataaaacaccgatgaaagaaattgaagaagacaccaaaaaatggaaagatattccatgttcatggattggaaaaatcaatattgttaaaatattcatactactcaatctacagattcaatgtaatccctatcaaaataccaatgacatttttcacagaaatagaaaaaacaattctaaaattgttttttgttatgtgaaaccacaaaagacctggaataaccaaagctatcctaagcaaaaagaacaaaactggagttATTACTTGACTTCacattatactacagagctatagtaactaaaatagcatggtactgtcataaaatagacacacagaccaatggaacagaatagaaaacccagaaacaaatccacacacctacactGAACTCATTTgttacaaaggtgccaagaacatacactggggaaaagacagttttTTCAATAAGTGGATGCtgggaaactggatatctatatgcagaggaaatgaaactagacccctatctctagccatatacaaaaatcagataaaaatggattaaagacttaaatctaagacctgaaactatgaaactactacaagaaaacattggggaaactctctaggacactggactgggcaaagatttcttgaataataacccacaagcacaggcaaccaaagcaaaaatggataaatgggatcacatcaagttaaaaagcttctgtacagaaaggaaataatcgacaaagtgaagagataacccacagaatgggagaaaatattagcaaactacccatctgacaaggaattaataaccagaatatctAAGGAGCTtaattcaataggaaaaaaatctaataatctgattttaaaatgggcaatagatctgaacagacatttctcaaaagaggacatacaaatggcaaatgagtatatgaaaaggtactcaatatcatttgtcatcagagaaatgcaaatctaaaccacaatgtCATGTCATCTCACCTCAGTAAAAAttgcttatatccaaaagacaggcaataagaagtgctggtgaggatgtggagaaaagggaaccctcgtacactgttggtggcaaagtaaattagtacaaccactatggagaacagtttgaaagttcctcaaaaaactaaacagagctaccatatgattcagcaatcctactgctgggtatataccccaaagaaaggaaatcggtATATCAGAGAGAGGTCTGCACTTGCATgtttgtttgttgcagcactgttcacaatagccaagatatggaaccatcctaagtgtccatcagcagacgaatgcataaagaaaatgtggtacttatacacagtggagtactatgcagcaataaaaaagaatgagatcagttgggtgcagtggctcacacctgtaatcctagcactttgggaggtcgaagcaggcagattgcttgagctcaggagttcaagaccagcctgggcaacatggcaaaactctatctctagaaaaattacaaaaaagtagccaggtgttggtggcatgcacctgtagtctcaactactggggaggctgaggcaagagaattgcttgagcttaggaggttaaggctgcagtgagccatgatcatgccactgcactccagcctgggtgacagagtgagaccctatctcaaaaaaaaaaaaaaaaaaaaatgagattctgtcatttgcaacaacgtggatggaactggaggttattatgctaggtgaaataacccaggcacagaaagacaaacatcatcacatgttctcacttatttgtgagatctaaaaatcaaaacaattgagctcatggagatagagtagaaggatggttacgagaggctgggaagggtagccgGGGGATgtcagggaggtggggatggttaatgtgtACAAAACATAGTTAGAATGaaaaagacctagtatttgatagcacaacaggatgattatagtcaataaataatttaattgtacatttttaaatcactgaaagagtataattggattgtttgtaacacaaagaataaatacttgaggtaatggataccccattttccatgttgtgattattatgcattgcatgtctatatcaaaacatctcatgtaccccataaatatatacacctactatctacccacaaaaattaaaattaagaaagaaagattgaATACCAAGAGAAAAGTAAGATAACTTGAGAAGTCAGGTCAGGAACCATGTTTTGCTAATTTCTGAGTGTCCCTCACCAAGCACGATACCTATAAAATAATCAATGTTCTATAAGTGTTTGTTGATTGAAAACATCCTTGAATAAACAGGTGATGAAAGAGGAGCCAATGTAAGAATTAACAAAGTAATGGGAAAAAACTAGCAAGTTATTATCAAGGAAAATGTAGCATTGAGTTTCAAAAAGTGAATGGTCAACAGTGTGGAATACTGTGGAAGATAGAACTaacaaacatggaaaaagaaTTTGGGGGAAATACAAACTATGCAGAAAtgataaaactttgaaaaattattaatatcagaaataaaaagatattacaACCTATGAAATAactagatactacaaaaacaaatgcaaacaatagaaaaaaaatcatgagtaTTACACATTTGatggcagaaaattttaaaactcagtagAATTGTTGGAACATAAAATTCCTACGGAGAACAGCCCTTGCTGCCACCAACATGGAGACTTTGTACTGTGTCCCGTTCTTTGTGCTCGAATGTCCTAACTTGAAGCTGAAGAAGCCACCCTGGCTGCCCATGCCGTTGGCCATGACTGTGTATGCTCTGGTGGTGGCGTCTTACTTCCTCATCACCAGAGGAATAATTTATGATGTTATTGTTGAACCTACAACTGTTGGTTCTATGACTGATGAACATGGGCATCAGAGGCCAGTAGCTTTCTTGGCCTACAGAGTAAATGGACAGTATATTATGGAAGGACTTGCATCCAGCTTCCTGTTTACGGTGGGAGGTTTAGGTTTCATAATCCTGGACTGATCGAATGCACCAAATATCCCAAAACTCAATAGATTTCTTCTTCTATTCATTGGATTCATGTGTGTCTTATTGAGGTTCTTCATGACTACTCAAGTATTCATGAGAATGAAACTGCCAGGCTATCTGATGGGTTAGAGTGCATTTGAGAAGATGTCAGTGGATACTGGATTTGCTTCTATCAAAGAAGTTTTAAAGGCTGTACCAGTCCTCtaatatgaaatgtggaaaagaatgaagagcaGCAGTAAAAGAAATATGTAGTGAAAAAACAGGAAGCATATTGAAGCTTGGCCTAGAATTTATTCTTCGTATTAAAGAGACAAGTTtatcacagtatttttttttcctgctgaccTATTGCTATGCCAGCGATGTTGAGTGGcattttcttcttagtttttcatttcttaaagaaaatatactccATATCTACAACTGTAATATCAAATAAAGTGATTATTTTTTGCAACTCCCTTAAAAAATTCCTATGGAATAgagcaaaaagagaaatgaaaaagaggaggaaaaatgtatcaaaaattaaaatgagtccTCAAATTCCAGTGTTTAACTAATAGGGGTTAATAGGGgtttcagaaatagaaaacagaggTAAGGAATTCACCAATGAAATAATTGAACAAAATTTTCTA
This window contains:
- the LOC129037960 gene encoding oligosaccharyltransferase complex subunit OSTC-like gives rise to the protein METLYCVPFFVLECPNLKLKKPPWLPMPLAMTVYALVVASYFLITRGIIYDVIVEPTTVGSMTDEHGHQRPVAFLAYRVNGQYIMEGLASSFLFTVGGLGFIILD